The Thermococcus sibiricus MM 739 DNA window TTCAGAGTAAAGAAATTTGAGCTTGTGTGAGGTGGGTTAAGATGACAATGCCAAAGGATTTAATCTCCATGCCAAAATCAAAGTTCCTTAGAGTCAAGTGTATTGACTGTGGAAATGAACAGATTGTTTTCAGCAACCCCGCTACAAAAGTCCGCTGTTTGGTCTGTGGCTCAACTTTAGTGGAACCTGCTGGCGGCCGAGGGATTATAAAGGCCAAAGTACTCGAGGTCTTAGAGTGATCTCTTTTCTAACTCTTTTCTCCAAAACCTTAAAAACTTATGACTTGTACCAATTAATAGGATAGAATTTAGGGAGATGATGAAAATGCCGAGGAGAGCTAGAGAATTTCCGGAAGAGGGGGAGTTTGTTGTTGCAACTGTTAAAGATATTCATAATTATGGAGCATTCTTGTCCCTTGACGAGTACCCAGGGAAAGATGGTTTCATGCATATAAGCGAAGTGGCCCCGACTTTTGTTAGAAACATTAGGGATTACCTAAAAGAAGGACAAAAAATCGTAGCCAAGGTCATAAGGGTTGACCCAACCAAAGGCCACATAGACTTGAGTCTCAAAAGGGTTAAGCAACAGGAGAGAAAGGCTAAGCTTCAGGAATTCAAGAGAGGCCAAAAAGCAGAGAATCTCTTAAGAATAGCCGCTGAAAGAGCGGGTAAGGATTTTGAAACTGCTTGGAAAGAAGTTTGGATCCCATTGGAAGAGGAGTATGGAGAAGTGTATGCAGCTTTTGAAGATGTTGCTCAAAATGGAATAGAAATCATTAAGGGCCTCATTCCAGATGAATGGCTCCCTGTTCTGGAGGAGATTATAAAGAGTTATGTTGAAATCCCCACGGTTACGATAGATGCGGAATTTGAGATCACAGTCCCCACTCCAAATGGTGTTGAAGTTATTAAGGAAGCCTTGATAAAAGCTAGGGATACAGCAAACGAAGAAAAAGGTGTTGATGTTAAATTCAGTTATCTTGGAGCTCCAAGATACCGCATAGACATCACGGCACCCGATTATTATAAGGCTGAGGCAGTATTAGAGAAAATTGCCGCTGAAATATTGAATGTTATAAAACAAGCTGATGGAGAGGCCTCTCTAATAAGGAAGGAAAGAAAAATAAGGAAAATTAAGAGGAGAGAGGCATGAGGTTTAAGATTAAAAAATGTCCAAAATGTGGAGAGTACACCTTAAAGGAAACCTGCCCACTATGTGGTGAAAAAACAAAGTTAGCTCATCCTCCAAAGTTTTCCCCCGAGGATCCTTATGGGGAGTACAGGAGGAGACTTAAAAAGGAAACGCTTGGTATAGGGGTGAAAAAATGAAAGAAAGTATGATAATTGTTTATGAAAAACCCGAGGTATATGATCCTATATTCATAGAGGGCTTACCAGGAATAGGATTGGTTGGTAAACTTGCTGCAGACCATTTGATTCAAGAACTTAAAGCAAAGAAATTTGCCGAGCTTTATTCCCCTCGTTTTATGCACCAAGTTATAGTAAAGAAAGACTCAACAGTAGATTTAATGAGAAATGAGTTCTACTACTGGAAAAGCCCGGATAAAGAGCATAGAGATTTGATAATTGTCACTGGAGATACTCAAGTTCCTCCAACTGACAGTTACGGCCACTTCGAAGTTGTTGGAAAAATGCTTGATTTCGTGGAGCAGTTTGGCACAAGAGACATAATAACAATGGGTGGTTATCAGGTCCCAGAACTGGATGGAGAACCCAAAGTATTGGCCTCATTTACAGATCTAGAGACAAAGGAAAAATACAAAGAATTACCGGTGGTCATCAGAGAAGATGAAGGAGGGGCTATTGTCGGAGCAGCAGGTCTTCTTCTAGGCATTGGGAAACTTAGGGGAATGAAGGGGGTTTGCTTCTTAGGAGAGAGTCTTGGTTATATTGTAGATGCCAAGGCTGCTAAGGCCGTTTTAAGTGTGGTTGCTAAAGTTCTCAACCTGGAGATTGACATGAGTGCTCTTGATGAGAGGGCCAAGGAGACTGAGGAAATACTGAAAAAGGTCCAAGAGATGCAGAGGGCCATGTTTGAACAGCAAGTGCCTCAAGCACCACATGAAGAAGAAGATAGAGGATACCTCTGATTTTATTTTTTCATTTTGAGGTGTTCTCATGTTCATTGATGCAGATCTGCATATTCATTCTCGATACTCTAAAGCAGTCTCAAAATTAATGACCTTTCCCATTCTGGCGGAGAACGCAAAGCTCAAGGGGCTTGGAATCGTTGGAACAGGAGATATTTTAAACCCGAAATGGGAAGGTGAACTCCTTAAATATAGTCAAAAAGTTGATGAGGGTACTTATGAAATAAAAGGAATAAAGTTTCTCCTTACAGCGGAGGTGGAGGATAATAAAAGGGTACATCATCTTCTTATTTTTCCCAACATTGAGACAGTAAGAGAGCTTAGAGAAAGGCTTAAACATTATTCTAAGGATGTTGAAAGTGAAGGGAGACCACATTTAAGTTTAAATGCATCCGAGATAGCAGACCTCTCCAATGAGTTTGATGTATTAATAGGCCCGAGTCATGCATTTACACCATGGACAGCCCTCTATAAAGAGTACAATTCCATAAAAGAGGCCTATGGTAATTACAAGATCCATTTTCTTGAGTTGGGACTTTCTGCTGATTCATATATGGCTGATAAGATTAAAGCTCATCACAACCTCGTGTATTTGTCAAATTCTGATGCTCATTCCCCACAGCCACATCGCCTTGGAAGAGAGTTTAACCGCTTTGAAGTAGAAGATGCAACTTTTGAAGAGATTAAGAAAGCTATCTTGAAACGGGGTGGAAGAAAGATTGTTCTTAACGCTGGTTTAGATCCAAGACTTGGAAAATATCACCTGACTGCATGTTCAAGGTGCTATACTAAATACCGTCTTGAAGATGCAAAGAGACTGGGATGGAGATGTGAACTCTGTGGGGGAGTTATAAAGAAGGGCGTTCACGATAGGATCCTTGAGCTTGCAGATACGGATGAAAGGCCCAAAGATAGGCCTCCTTACCTCCACCTTGCACCGCTGGCTGAAATAATTGCAATGGTTCTAAACAAAGGAGTTGAAACTAAGTCTGTAAAGAGTATATGGGAACGTCTTCTGAAAGAATTCGGGAGTGAGATCAGAGTTCTTGTCGATGCTCCTGTAGAGGCTATAGCAGAGCTTATTGGGGATGAAATAGCGAAAGCAATCTGGGCTTTCAGGAATGAGAAACTTATTATTGTTCCTGGTGGAGGAGGAAAATACGGAGAGATAAAACTACCTGAGGAAGTCAAAAGAGCAAGACTTGAAGATCTTGAGAGTATTGAGGTTAAGGGTGTGGAAGTGTATTATAGGCCCAAACAAAGTTCTTTGTTGAGTTTCATAAAAAGAGACTAAACACATTTCCCTCTCATGTCTATTTTGTCCTTAATCTTTTTGCAAGCATTTTTGAGTTTTCGAGCGTTCTCTTCTGGGATTCCATCGTAGGTGAAGTCCCATGTACCCATTTCTATCCCAGCAGCATATTTTAGTTTATCTTTTTCCCTGAGGAGTGGATAAAACTCAATGTGCAGATGATAGAAGGGGCACTCTCCTTTAAAGGGGGCCTGATACACGGTCATCACGTATGGCATTTGTCTTTCAAAAAGAGAATTAAGGGTGCCTGTAGTCACTCTTAGGATATCTGCTAAGTTGAGGATTTCTGCTTGGGTTAGTTGAGTGAGCCATTGGATGTGTCTTTTTGGATAAATATGTACTTCAAAAGGCCAGTTTGCAAAGAAAGGTAGGAAGAGAATAAAGTCATTATTTTCGTAGATCAACCGCTTTCCTTTTAGCTCTTCATCTAATATCTTGCAGAATAGACATTTCTTAAACCGATTATAGTACCTTCTAGAATTCTCCATCTTTAATCGAACCTTCAATGGTATGAAGGGCAGAGCGTACAATTGTCCATGGGGGTGGGTTAAACTCACACCTATTTCTTCACCCTTATTTCGAAAAATTGATAGATATGCAATATGGGGGTTGTTTTTTAATTCTTCTGTGATTTGCTTCCAGAGCTGGACAACCTTAGTCATCTGCTCTATGGAGAGTTCCTCCAAGTCTTTCAATCCATGCTCTGGGGTTTCCACTATAACACTGCATTGACCAAGAGCACGAGCTTTTTTATAAAAACCCTTACTTTCAGGTTTAGGGGCGTTGAAAGAAAACATTGGGAAACGATTAGGAAGTAAGAGCACTTCCCATCCATAACCAGTCTCTTCACCTCCTGGGCAGAAAGGGCAGAAATTTTTAGGCCTCCAAGGTCGGTTCTTTCTCACAGCAGAGACCATGATCCATTGTCCGGTTAAGGGGTTATATCGAAGTTCACGCATAACCATCACAATAGATTTAAGACATAACCACAAATAAATAATTTGGTGAATGCTGTGATTGTGTTTCCCAAGTCCTTTCTTTTTGGAACTGCCACATCCTCTCATCAGATTGAAGGCAATAACAAGTGGAATGACTGGTGGTACTACGAGCAAATAGGAAAGCTTCCCTACAAGTCTGGAAAGGCCTGCAACCACTGGGAACTTTATAAAGAAGATATATCACTGATGCATTCCCTTGGCTATGATGGATATCGTTTTTCTATAGAATGGAGCCGCATCTTTCCAAAGGAAAACGAGATTGATGAAAATGCATTAAACAGGTATCTGGAGATTATTGAGCTTCTAGTTAAGAGCGGCATAACCCCGAATGTAACATTGCATCATTTTACTTCCCCCATTTGGTTTATGCAGAGGGGAGGGTTTGCAAAAGAAGAGAACCTAAAATACTGGGAGCAATATGTTGAGACAGTTGCTGGGATTTTAAAGGATGTTAAACTTGTTGCAACTTTTAATGAACCCATGGTCTATGTTATGATGGGTTACTTAACTGCCTATTGGCCTCCTTTTGTAAAGAGTCCATTCAAAGCATTTAAAGTCGCTGCAAACCTTCTCAAGGCACATGCATTGGCGTATGAAATTCTTAGTAGCAGGCTTAAAGTTGGGATAGTAAAGAACATACCCATAATGCTCGCAGCAAGTTATATGGAAAGAGACAAAAAAGCAGCAGAAAAGGCTGATAATCTTTTTAATTGGAATTTCCTCGATGCAATATGGAGTGGCAAGCTTAAAGGTGTTCTCAGCACTTACACTGTTCCTGAGAGCGATGTCGATTTTATAGGGGTCAACTATTACACGGCTAGCGAGGTAAAGTACAGCTGGAACCCAATTAAATTCTTTTTTGAGGCGAAATTAGCAGATTTGAGTGAGAGAAAGACCCAAATGGGGTGGAGCGTTTATCCTGAGGGTATATACAAAGCAATAACTGCAGTTTCTCGTTATGAGAAGCCAATGTACATCACAGAAAATGGCATAGCAACACTGGACGACGAGTGGAGGAAAGAGTTTGTTGTCCAGCATCTTCAATACGTGCAAAAGGCCATAGATGAGGGGTATGATGTTAGAGGGTATTTCTACTGGTCTTTTATGGACAACTACGAGTGGAAAGAGGGATTTGAGCCCAGATTTGGACTGATTGAGATTGATTATAAGACATATGAAAGGAAACCGAGGGAAAGCGCTTATGTTTATGGAGAAATAGCTCAGAAGAAAGAAATAAGCGAAGAATTAATCAAAAAATATGGATTAAAAGGCCTTTGATAATTCAATGGCTCTCTTTTTTAATGTTTCTTTTACCATATCTCTATCTTCTGGATAGCTCTTCCTTATCCAAAGCCATACTGCTGCACAGGGTATCCAAAAGAGAGCTCCGATTAGAAGTGTGTATTCATATGCCAATGCATCTGAATAGCCAGCACTTCTCAGAGTTTCTATTAGAAAACCCCCGAATAGGGGCCCTGTGGCCTTTCCCACATTGTCCAGTATATTGAAAAGTCCAAAAACTGTCCCTCGATCTTCAGGGAGATTTACTTGAGATACTATTGCTCTCACGTTTGGGCCGGCATAGGAAACAAACTGAATTAAAACAAAGGAATATATCATTAAACCAATCCAGTGAATTAAAGTCAACTCGCTGGGGAGAGGGTAGATGATCATGCCTATAGCGGCTATCATGCCCAAGAAAATTGCCAGACCAGTTATAATGGCTCTTCCTCCTTTTTCTCGTGCTTCAAAGTAGTCTCCTGCGAATCCTCCTAGTAGGCTACCTATGACTGTGGAAAGGCCAACTAGCAGGAGTACAAAGGTAGCTGTGCTTTTTTCCATTCCCCTTGTAACTATAAAGAATGATACAAGCCAGTACATTATGATACCCCATGGAACTGTCCCTATTATTCCCTGGATGAATATGAGGATATTAGTTCTCGTTTTAAGGGATTTTTTGATAACTTCCTTATTCAGTCGATACGTGTACTCATAGCCTTTTTCCAGAACCTTCTTAAGCTCTTTTTCCCCTTCTCCTCTTCTTGGCTCTTCAGCCACGATATAGAAGAGCGGTGCAAGGATAAAGTTTGGTACAGCTGCAATTATGAAAGGTGGTCGCCAGCTGGTTATAAGCCCTGCCACTATCATACCGAAGAGAGTACCAAATCCAAAGGCTGTCTCGATATATGCATATCCCCTCCCTCTCTTTTCTTCCTCGAACATATCCGCTATTAGGGAGTACCCTATCGGAATTATGGAACCTATTCCGATACCAGTTAAAAACCGCATTGCCAGTAGCTGATAGTAGTTTTGAACATAGGCCGTTAAAAAGCATGGAATTTCTCCGAGAAGGACTCCAATAACAAGGAGCTTTTTTCTCTGTCCTATGTCAGATAAGAAACCCCAAACTATTGTTATCAGAGCACTTGTGGCCACAAAAATCGTTGAAACAAGGCCCATTTGAGTTTCAGTGATCCCGAATTCTGCCATTATCTGCTGATAATTTGGAGGTAGAAGATTCTGATCAGCCATTAAAAAAGCTGCCATCAGTACGAGCAATACAATTGAGATTTTCCTTCTAAGATTTCTCATCCTCACCCCTCCAAGACTTATAAATTGCTTTGAATGCATCTAACCTCCTCTCAGGAAGAGGTTCCCACCCTCTGGCGTCACTATTCTCTGCAAAGAATGCTAATTCTCCCTCCAATCCTATGGAAAGCATATTCAATCGTGCATTGCCTTCATCTTTGGTCCATATGTCCAAACTCTTGTCGGGGGCCCAGCTTGAGGTTCTTAGGTAGAGTCTTCTTCCGCTGTGCTTAAGTTCCGAAGGCAGGCATACTGTATCATTGAGATGATCAAGGAGCATTAAGAGACTATCAATATTCATTTTATAGCCTGCAATATCGCGGTAGCCAAGAAACTCTATGTCTGTGCCATACAGAAGTATTTCATCCTTTTCCTTTATCCAGGAGGCTGCTTTCTTTGGGTTCATTAATGGGAAGTTTCCAATTCCAAGCATTATGGTGGTATTTATGGCCACCCATACTGGAACTGCATCGATCTCTTTAACTGCTTCAAGGGCCACTTTACCGCTAAAAGCTAATTTAACTGCTCTTTTCAGCTCCCGAATACCAAGAAAATAATTTAGATACACAAACCCCTCTCCCCGTTGAGCTCGTATGAGGTGGGGATAAAGCGGTTTTATATGTCT harbors:
- a CDS encoding 30S ribosomal protein S27e, with amino-acid sequence MPKDLISMPKSKFLRVKCIDCGNEQIVFSNPATKVRCLVCGSTLVEPAGGRGIIKAKVLEVLE
- a CDS encoding TIGR00375 family protein, with the protein product MFIDADLHIHSRYSKAVSKLMTFPILAENAKLKGLGIVGTGDILNPKWEGELLKYSQKVDEGTYEIKGIKFLLTAEVEDNKRVHHLLIFPNIETVRELRERLKHYSKDVESEGRPHLSLNASEIADLSNEFDVLIGPSHAFTPWTALYKEYNSIKEAYGNYKIHFLELGLSADSYMADKIKAHHNLVYLSNSDAHSPQPHRLGREFNRFEVEDATFEEIKKAILKRGGRKIVLNAGLDPRLGKYHLTACSRCYTKYRLEDAKRLGWRCELCGGVIKKGVHDRILELADTDERPKDRPPYLHLAPLAEIIAMVLNKGVETKSVKSIWERLLKEFGSEIRVLVDAPVEAIAELIGDEIAKAIWAFRNEKLIIVPGGGGKYGEIKLPEEVKRARLEDLESIEVKGVEVYYRPKQSSLLSFIKRD
- a CDS encoding proteasome assembly chaperone family protein, producing MKESMIIVYEKPEVYDPIFIEGLPGIGLVGKLAADHLIQELKAKKFAELYSPRFMHQVIVKKDSTVDLMRNEFYYWKSPDKEHRDLIIVTGDTQVPPTDSYGHFEVVGKMLDFVEQFGTRDIITMGGYQVPELDGEPKVLASFTDLETKEKYKELPVVIREDEGGAIVGAAGLLLGIGKLRGMKGVCFLGESLGYIVDAKAAKAVLSVVAKVLNLEIDMSALDERAKETEEILKKVQEMQRAMFEQQVPQAPHEEEDRGYL
- a CDS encoding glycoside hydrolase family 57 protein; the protein is MRALVFHGNLQYAEIPKNEIPTVIEKAYFPVISKLIKAEIPFGLNVTGYTLEILPNEIISLIKEGIEVGLIEILGTSYTHAILPLLPLNRVEAQVQKDKEVKEKILDTSPKGFWLPELAYDPLIPAILKDNSYEYLFADGEAMLLSNHLNSAIRHIKPLYPHLIRAQRGEGFVYLNYFLGIRELKRAVKLAFSGKVALEAVKEIDAVPVWVAINTTIMLGIGNFPLMNPKKAASWIKEKDEILLYGTDIEFLGYRDIAGYKMNIDSLLMLLDHLNDTVCLPSELKHSGRRLYLRTSSWAPDKSLDIWTKDEGNARLNMLSIGLEGELAFFAENSDARGWEPLPERRLDAFKAIYKSWRGEDEKS
- the galT gene encoding galactose-1-phosphate uridylyltransferase → MRELRYNPLTGQWIMVSAVRKNRPWRPKNFCPFCPGGEETGYGWEVLLLPNRFPMFSFNAPKPESKGFYKKARALGQCSVIVETPEHGLKDLEELSIEQMTKVVQLWKQITEELKNNPHIAYLSIFRNKGEEIGVSLTHPHGQLYALPFIPLKVRLKMENSRRYYNRFKKCLFCKILDEELKGKRLIYENNDFILFLPFFANWPFEVHIYPKRHIQWLTQLTQAEILNLADILRVTTGTLNSLFERQMPYVMTVYQAPFKGECPFYHLHIEFYPLLREKDKLKYAAGIEMGTWDFTYDGIPEENARKLKNACKKIKDKIDMRGKCV
- a CDS encoding RNA-protein complex protein Nop10, which translates into the protein MRFKIKKCPKCGEYTLKETCPLCGEKTKLAHPPKFSPEDPYGEYRRRLKKETLGIGVKK
- a CDS encoding translation initiation factor IF-2 subunit alpha, whose amino-acid sequence is MPRRAREFPEEGEFVVATVKDIHNYGAFLSLDEYPGKDGFMHISEVAPTFVRNIRDYLKEGQKIVAKVIRVDPTKGHIDLSLKRVKQQERKAKLQEFKRGQKAENLLRIAAERAGKDFETAWKEVWIPLEEEYGEVYAAFEDVAQNGIEIIKGLIPDEWLPVLEEIIKSYVEIPTVTIDAEFEITVPTPNGVEVIKEALIKARDTANEEKGVDVKFSYLGAPRYRIDITAPDYYKAEAVLEKIAAEILNVIKQADGEASLIRKERKIRKIKRREA
- a CDS encoding glycoside hydrolase family 1 protein; this encodes MNAVIVFPKSFLFGTATSSHQIEGNNKWNDWWYYEQIGKLPYKSGKACNHWELYKEDISLMHSLGYDGYRFSIEWSRIFPKENEIDENALNRYLEIIELLVKSGITPNVTLHHFTSPIWFMQRGGFAKEENLKYWEQYVETVAGILKDVKLVATFNEPMVYVMMGYLTAYWPPFVKSPFKAFKVAANLLKAHALAYEILSSRLKVGIVKNIPIMLAASYMERDKKAAEKADNLFNWNFLDAIWSGKLKGVLSTYTVPESDVDFIGVNYYTASEVKYSWNPIKFFFEAKLADLSERKTQMGWSVYPEGIYKAITAVSRYEKPMYITENGIATLDDEWRKEFVVQHLQYVQKAIDEGYDVRGYFYWSFMDNYEWKEGFEPRFGLIEIDYKTYERKPRESAYVYGEIAQKKEISEELIKKYGLKGL
- a CDS encoding MFS transporter is translated as MRNLRRKISIVLLVLMAAFLMADQNLLPPNYQQIMAEFGITETQMGLVSTIFVATSALITIVWGFLSDIGQRKKLLVIGVLLGEIPCFLTAYVQNYYQLLAMRFLTGIGIGSIIPIGYSLIADMFEEEKRGRGYAYIETAFGFGTLFGMIVAGLITSWRPPFIIAAVPNFILAPLFYIVAEEPRRGEGEKELKKVLEKGYEYTYRLNKEVIKKSLKTRTNILIFIQGIIGTVPWGIIMYWLVSFFIVTRGMEKSTATFVLLLVGLSTVIGSLLGGFAGDYFEAREKGGRAIITGLAIFLGMIAAIGMIIYPLPSELTLIHWIGLMIYSFVLIQFVSYAGPNVRAIVSQVNLPEDRGTVFGLFNILDNVGKATGPLFGGFLIETLRSAGYSDALAYEYTLLIGALFWIPCAAVWLWIRKSYPEDRDMVKETLKKRAIELSKAF